Sequence from the Fictibacillus arsenicus genome:
GTATCCGGAATTCCCTTTGATAGCTCCTCCTCCTTTTACTAGCCACTGTCCTGTTAACGCAGGAAGGCAGGAAATCGTTCTCACAAACATACCGCCATTGTCGTGATGCTGCGGGCCATTTCCAATCCGGATAAACGCAGGTGAAGTTTTACCATACATCCTTGCAAGTTGAACAATATCCTCGACCGGAATGCCAGTAATGCCCGATACGGTAACAGGGTCATACTGCTCAACATGTTCACGCAGCTCTTCATAACCGACTGTATATTGCTCTAGAAATGAGGAATCCACCATGTTTTCAGCAAATAAAATATGCATCAGTCCCAAAGCCAGAGCGGTATCAGTACCCGGTAAAATAGGAATAAACCAGTCTGCTATTCTAGCAGTTTTGTTTTTATGGACATCAATCACAATGATTTTAGCGCCATTTTGTTTCCTAGCTTGTTGGGCAATGGCAACTTGGTGCATGTTCGTACTTACAGCATTAATCCCCCAAAAAATAAACAGCTTCGTGTGGATGGTATCCTCAGGATCGGTTCCGTAACTGCCGCCCATTGTATATTTATAACCAGCTGCACCGGCCGAGTTACAAATACTCCTATCAAGCTGAGAAGCTCCTAAACGATTAAAAAAGCGGCGGTCCATACCTTCAGCACTTAGGTTTCCCATATTTCCATAAAAGCTGTAGGGCAGAATACTTTCCGCTCCATCGCTTTGCAGCAGTTCCTTCCAGCGGGTGGTAATCGTATTTATAGCTTCCTCCCAGCTTATTCGGACAAATTCCCCTTCTCCTTTAGCACCAATTCGCTTCATGGGATATTTCAGCCGTTTTTTATCATAGATTCGTTCTGTCATATTTCGAACTTTGTTGCAAATAAACCCCTTCGTAACTGGATGATTGGGGTCACCCTCGACTTTGATAATTTTTCCGTTCTTTTTATGAAGGAGCAACCCGCATTGATCCGGGCAGTCAAGTGAACAAACTGAAGGAAAAATACCATTTGGGCTATCTACAAAAGAGGACATAGACGGTCTCCTTTCCATTGGTGTCAGGCACCAACTTGTTAGATTTTAAATTAATTCTAACATCATAAAATATAATCGTCTCGCAAGTGGTACCGATATGTACAGCATAAAAAAGAAAAGCCTTTTTCTATTTAAACTACGACCTATCCGATTGTTGTTAAACCCTAGTTAAAAATATGGATGTTACTTGTTACTTGATTAAAGGCATTTTTAATCCTTTTGATATTCCAAGGATGAAGTTGTGACGGTAATTCATTTCTTTCAAAAAAAGCAATCTTTTCTATTTCGCTATTGGGTTCCCAACTGTCTTGACCAACTATAGCCACTTTGAAGAGAAGAACTAAATCATCCTTCAAAGGAGATGAATAGACGGCTATTAAATGGTTAGCTTCAACGATATAGCCTGTCTCTTCGTAAACTTCTCTTTTTACACCTTCTATTGGTGATTCATTCTTTTCTAGATGCCCTCCTGGTAATGTCCAGTTCCCTGATCCGTATTTGATTTTAGTTAATAATATTCTTCCATCTTCATCAAAAATTGCTGC
This genomic interval carries:
- a CDS encoding molybdopterin-containing oxidoreductase family protein; its protein translation is MSSFVDSPNGIFPSVCSLDCPDQCGLLLHKKNGKIIKVEGDPNHPVTKGFICNKVRNMTERIYDKKRLKYPMKRIGAKGEGEFVRISWEEAINTITTRWKELLQSDGAESILPYSFYGNMGNLSAEGMDRRFFNRLGASQLDRSICNSAGAAGYKYTMGGSYGTDPEDTIHTKLFIFWGINAVSTNMHQVAIAQQARKQNGAKIIVIDVHKNKTARIADWFIPILPGTDTALALGLMHILFAENMVDSSFLEQYTVGYEELREHVEQYDPVTVSGITGIPVEDIVQLARMYGKTSPAFIRIGNGPQHHDNGGMFVRTISCLPALTGQWLVKGGGAIKGNSGYLAHNTANLQRPDLLKNKKTRVINMNLLGEALLTLDPPVKSLYVYGTNPAVVAPAGNKVRSGLKREDLFTVVHDLFLTETARYADIVLPATSSFENTDFYTSYWHHYIQLQQPVIEPFEEAKSNIEVFRLLAKGMNFTEAAFEETEAELIDQSLANPKNPYIKEINFETLSKHHYLKAKARFPDSFPTPSGKIELYSEKMKQDGYPPLPTYVPLIKDSDHYFQFIAAPNHNFLNSTFANQTKHIELEKEPVVVLNCEDAEKLDVKDGDQVRVWNERGECILKASVGVNVLPGVAVTQGLWGAEKGTKHLVNALTPDRIADMGGGATFFSGRVTVEKIILEC
- a CDS encoding NUDIX hydrolase, whose protein sequence is MPKVGVFAAIFDEDGRILLTKIKYGSGNWTLPGGHLEKNESPIEGVKREVYEETGYIVEANHLIAVYSSPLKDDLVLLFKVAIVGQDSWEPNSEIEKIAFFERNELPSQLHPWNIKRIKNAFNQVTSNIHIFN